In the Brassica napus cultivar Da-Ae chromosome A7, Da-Ae, whole genome shotgun sequence genome, one interval contains:
- the BNAA07G00270D gene encoding uncharacterized protein BNAA07G00270D: MFARRFTSAVFKRSSSTSSSSDKAAKENGTLGSFGRKAVSFVLITVTGGVALSALDDLSIYRGCSSKAMEKVMRNKAMIEAIGEPIEKGPWYNASLAVSQQRHSVSCSFPVVGPQGTGILHLKAVRNGEDSLFGFLQQREWDILIMDALVHVPSNDGPQQTLRIDISDFAPPSAATDYKPSEPEKPEKS, encoded by the exons ATGTTTGCGAGGCGGTTCACTTCTGCTGTCTTCAAACGATCATCTTCAACCTCAAG CTCCTCCGACAAAGCAGCGAAAGAAAATGGGACGTTGGGCTCTTTTGGTCGCAAGGCAGTGTCTTTTGTCTTGATTACAGTCACTGGTGGTGTTGCTTTGAGTGCTCTCGATGACCTTTCTATCTATCGCGGTTGTAGCAG TAAGGCCATGGAAAAGGTGATGAGGAATAAGGCTATGATCGAAGCCATAGGAGAGCCTATTGAGAAAGGGCCATGGTACAATGCCTCACTAGCTGTTTCTCAGCAACGGCACTCTGTGTCTTGTTCCTTTCCTGTGGTTGGCCCACAAGGCACTGGAATCCTGCATCTCAAAGCTGTTCGCAACGGAG AAGATAGCTTGTTTGGGTTTCTACAGCAAAGGGAGTGGGACATTCTCATAATGGACGCACTTGTCCACGTCCCTTCAAACGATGGACCCCAACAAACCTTGAGAATCGACATCTCTGACTTTGCTCCTCCTTCGGCTGCTACAGACTACAAACCTTCAGAACCAGAAAAGCCAGAGAAGAGCTAG
- the LOC106357566 gene encoding xyloglucan galactosyltransferase MUR3 codes for MTPRVAMRRRSAEAAPAEPTEKGNDGKNQNNRIYLLVSLSLLFWALLFYFHFAEKQIQLQPQPQPSSSISLRVDKFPLDPPKEKEPLVTTLPPIVEKQEFPFVRALKTADNKSDPCGGKYIYVHDLPAKFNEDMLRDCKKLSLWTNMCKFTTNAGLGPPLENVEGVFSDQGWYATNQFAVDVIFSNRMKQYKCLTNDSSLAAAIFVPFYAGFDVARYLWGYNISTRDAASLELVDWLMKRPEWEIMRGKDHFLVAGRITWDFRRLSEEETDWGNKLLFLPAAKNMSMLVVESSPWNANDFGIPYPTYFHPAKDSEVFEWQERMRNLDRKWLFSFAGAPRPDNPKSIRGQIIDQCRNSKVGKLLECDFGESKCHAPSSIMQMFQGSLFCLQPQGDSYTRRSAFDSMLAGCIPVFFHPGSAYTQYTWHLPKNYTTYSVFIPEDDIRKRNMSIEERLLQIPPEQVKIMRENVINLIPGLIYADPRSELETLKDAFDVSVEAIIDKVTRLRKNMIEGRTEYDNFVEENSWKYALLEEGQREAGGHVWDPFFSKPKPGEDSSGESNGGGTTITADAAKNSWKSEQRDKTQ; via the coding sequence ATGACTCCGAGGGTTGCGATGAGGCGTCGCTCAGCAGAAGCTGCTCCTGCAGAGCCAACGGAGAAGGGCAACGACGGGAAGAATCAGAACAATCGAATCTATTTGTTGGTCTCTTTATCACTCCTTTTCTGGGCGCTCCTCTTCTACTTCCATTTTGCTGAGAAACAGATCCAGCTGCAACCTCAACCTCaaccatcatcatcaatctCTCTTCGAGTAGATAAGTTCCCTCTCGATCCTCCCAAAGAGAAAGAGCCTTTAGTAACAACACTCCCTCCTATAGTGGAGAAACAGGAGTTTCCGTTTGTAAGAGCGTTGAAGACAGCAGACAACAAGAGTGATCCCTGTGGGGGCAAGTACATCTACGTTCACGATCTCCCCGCCAAGTTCAACGAGGATATGCTTAGAGACTGTAAGAAGCTTAGCCTCTGGACCAACATGTGCAAGTTCACCACCAACGCTGGCCTTGGCCCTCCTCTTGAGAATGTCGAAGGCGTCTTCTCTGATCAAGGCTGGTACGCCACTAATCAGTTCGCTGTTGACGTCATCTTCAGCAACCGGATGAAACAGTACAAATGCTTGACCAACGACTCTTCCCTCGCTGCTGCCATTTTTGTTCCTTTTTACGCTGGTTTCGACGTTGCTAGGTACCTGTGGGGGTACAACATCTCTACCAGGGACGCTGCTTCTCTTGAGCTGGTTGATTGGCTCATGAAGCGGCCTGAGTGGGAGATCATGAGAGGTAAAGACCATTTCCTCGTGGCGGGTAGGATCACTTGGGACTTCAGGAGGTTGTCTGAAGAAGAAACTGATTGGGGGAACAAGCTTCTCTTCTTGCCAGCTGCCAAGAACATGTCTATGCTTGTCGTCGAGTCTAGTCCATGGAACGCTAACGATTTCGGGATCCCTTACCCGACCTACTTCCATCCAGCGAAGGACTCTGAGGTGTTTGAGTGGCAAGAGAGGATGAGAAACCTCGACAGGAAGTGGCTGTTCTCTTTTGCAGGAGCCCCGCGACCCGACAACCCCAAGTCCATCAGAGGGCAGATCATTGATCAGTGCAGAAACTCAAAGGTTGGGAAGCTGCTGGAATGCGATTTTGGGGAGAGCAAGTGTCATGCGCCGAGCAGCATTATGCAAATGTTCCAAGGCTCTCTCTTCTGTCTGCAGCCACAGGGAGACTCTTACACTCGGAGATCGGCTTTTGACTCGATGCTTGCAGGCTGCATACCTGTCTTCTTCCACCCGGGCTCAGCCTACACTCAGTACACCTGGCATCTACCCAAGAACTACACAACCTACTCGGTGTTCATCCCTGAAGATGATATTCGGAAGAGGAACATGAGCATAGAGGAAAGACTTCTCCAGATTCCACCAGAGCAGGTCAAGATCATGAGAGAGAACGTGATAAACCTCATCCCAGGGCTGATCTACGCAGACCCGAGATCAGAGCTGGAGACGCTGAAGGATGCATTTGATGTCTCGGTGGAGGCTATCATAGACAAGGTGACTCGGTTAAGGAAGAACATGATCGAAGGTCGAACCGAGTATGACAACTTCGTGGAGGAGAACAGCTGGAAGTATGCGTTGCTGGAGGAAGGCCAACGGGAAGCTGGGGGACACGTGTGGGACCCGTTCTTCTCGAAACCAAAGCCTGGAGAAGATAGCAGTGGTGAAAGCAATGGAGGAGGCACGACCATTACGGCAGATGCAGCTAAGAATTCATGGAAGAGTGAACAGAGAGATAAGAcacagtaa